The Coccidioides posadasii str. Silveira chromosome 5, complete sequence genome has a segment encoding these proteins:
- the PEX10 gene encoding peroxisome biogenesis factor 10 (EggNog:ENOG410PJ4X~COG:O~TransMembrane:3 (i119-136o194-212i233-252o)~BUSCO:10411at33183) encodes MSSDDSQHSSSSPPSSKPTTSHWPTSHFFPWATSPDIIRAHEKDAYITGTLSTQVQSIVRTLRGARFAHAHTDAIKNLTDILYLSLTTLVGNRTLGEEYCDVVQLEDDSLRFPSLARRAGYILSSILMPWTLQRILPAFRRRLRAKLERSIARKQAKSVYFSKEEQQKKRQNLVLKFQTYILEHLDSLTSLSPVYAIHLAAFYFTGAYYHISKRLWGLRYVFSKRIEESEERVGYEVLGVLMVLQIVVQGIVHVKEVVESIQEDTQSKDKHDFGSHGQPGTTLKSICNPPSIPSLPPDTPRYDLSSDAGTALSWIPAGQQRKCTLCLEPFKDPSVSTCGHVFCWSCIRDWVREKPECPLCRQEALGSKILPLRG; translated from the coding sequence ATGTCGTCCGATGACTCTCAGCATTCCTCCTCATCGCCTCCTAGCTCCAAACCTACCACTTCGCATTGGCCTACCTCCCATTTCTTCCCTTGGGCAACTTCCCCAGATATAATCCGAGCTCACGAAAAAGATGCCTATATCACCGGAACATTATCCACTCAAGTCCAATCGATTGTACGAACCCTTCGCGGCGCCAGATTTGCCCATGCACACACCGATGCTATCAAAAACCTAACAGACATCTTATACCTGTCCCTCACTACCCTCGTCGGGAATAGAACGCTGGGGGAGGAGTACTGTGACGTTGTACAGCTGGAGGATGACTCCCTACGGTTTCCGTCGCTGGCTCGACGGGCTGGTTATATTCTCAGCAGTATTCTCATGCCGTGGACACTGCAGCGAATTCTCCCCGCATTCAGACGTCGGTTGAGGGCAAAGCTGGAGCGGAGTATTGCGCGCAAACAGGCAAAGTCTGTATATTTCTCGAAAGAAGAacagcaaaagaagagacaAAACCTGGTCCTTAAATTTCAAACGTACATCCTTGAGCATTTGGATTCCCTAACGTCGCTTTCGCCCGTTTACGCCATCCATCTCGCGGCGTTCTATTTCACTGGTGCATACTATCACATTTCCAAGCGACTTTGGGGCTTACGATATGTGTTCTCAAAGCGGATAGAGGAGAGCGAAGAAAGAGTCGGATACGAGGTACTGGGGGTATTGATGGTCCTGCAGATCGTTGTACAGGGAATTGTACACGTGAAAGAGGTCGTTGAATCTATTCAGGAAGATACCCAGTCGAAGGACAAGCACGATTTCGGATCACACGGCCAGCCAGGAACAACTTTAAAAAGCATCTGTAACCCTCCGTCCATACCTTCTTTACCGCCGGACACACCCCGATACGACCTCTCATCGGATGCGGGCACAGCTCTGAGCTGGATACCGGCTGGGCAACAGCGTAAATGCACTTTATGCCTCGAGCCATTCAAAGACCCAAGCGTATCTACCTGCGGACATGTCTTCTGCTGGAGCTGTATCCGGGACTGGGTGCGTGAAAAGCCGGAATGTCCATTATGCAGACAAGAGGCCCTGGGATCTAAAATCCTGCCCTTGAGAGGCTGA
- a CDS encoding uncharacterized protein (EggNog:ENOG410PI2Q~COG:S), with the protein MAKKDDDEHQHQGAKDFLVYANISAPWSTFIRDSQHRGKSHSLSCTLENSLMVLSIAGKVATPLAELVLCCDNFIGIETGQLCEAVYFCARLASLFTCWFHSATSPIVTKFLRDMAEDAKLRLRLHESLLDVEKADAAGCTAHGVKMKIWAKNQAMEGKMAEAGWEFEKGTLTIINLSSPLLMRLMHEHSSVFA; encoded by the exons ATGGCAAAAAAGGACGATGACGAGCACCAGCATCAAGGTGCGAAGGATTTTCTGGTCTACGCAAATATCAGCGCACCGTGGTCTACCTTTATTCGAGATAGCCAGCATAGAGGGAAGAGTCATAGCTTGTCCTGCACGCTCGAGAATTCGCTCATGGTATTGTCGATTGCAGGCAAGGTTGCCACGCCGCTGGCTGAATTAGTTCTGTGCTGTGACAACTTCATAGGTATCGAAACTGGTCAGCTATGTGAAGCTGTGTACTTTTGTGCTCGTCTGGCGTCACTGTTCACGTGCTGGTTTCACTCAGCAACTTCGCCC ATTGTCACTAAATTCCTCCGCGACATGGCTGAAGATGCAAAGC TGCGCTTACGCCTACATGAATCGTTGCTCGACGTCGAGAAGGCCGATGCAGCCGGATGTACAGCGCATGGGGTGAAAATGAAGATATGGGCAAAGAACCAAGCCATGGAGGGGAAGATGGCTGAAGCAGGGTGGGAGTTCGAGAAGGGCACCCTGACTATCATCAATCTAAGCAGCCCCTTGTTAATGAGATTGATGCACGAGCATTCTTCAGTATTTGCTTGA
- the LSM5 gene encoding RNA-binding protein lsm5 (EggNog:ENOG410PQY0~COG:A~BUSCO:16663at33183) yields the protein MASQLLPLELIDKCVGSKIWVVMKGDREFSGTLLGFDDYVNMVLEDVTEFDYTAAQTKLPKILLNGNNVCMLIPGGEGPVGSAS from the exons ATGGCGTCGCAACTACTCCCACTTG AATTAATTGATAAATGCGTTGGATCCAAGATCTGGGTTGTTATGAAGGGAGATAGAG AGTTCAGCGGAACTTTGCTTGGATTCGATGATTACGTTA ATATGGTTCTGGAGGACGTTACAGAATT TGACTATACAGCAGCTCAAACTAAGCTTCCTAAGATCTTGCTAAATGGAAATAATGTTTGCATG TTAATTCCCGGCGGTGAGGGTCCAGTCGGCTCTGCAAGCTAG
- the GAP1_3 gene encoding glyceraldehyde-3-phosphate dehydrogenase 1 (EggNog:ENOG410PJCY~COG:E~TransMembrane:6 (i94-111o117-138i145-162o174-196i203-223o229-247i)), protein MVASHSGNARKPARSFPRTVHPTPSFPEVSLDYDDVSPKKNAWQRLLDSFKRNPHAQVSKLGQIDTNGKLFDLEEAVANIALSPLKRKLKGRHLQMIAIGGSVGTGLFVSSGRSLAIGGPASLVIAFSLVGIMVYSTIHALGEMAVLFPVAGSFSSFSTRFLDPAWGFAMGWNYALQWLVVLPLEIVAASLTVSYWPSHISPAAWVAIFYTMVITINLFGVQGYGEAEFIFSIIKVVAIVGFMYVTVSFSGMSVENISDAF, encoded by the exons ATGGTCGCATCGCATTCCGGGAATGCTCGAAAACCAGCGAGGTCTTTCCCCCGGACTGTCCATCCAACCCCTTCTTTTCCAGAGGTATCGCTCGACTATGACGATGTTTCACCCAAAAAGAATGCCTGGCAACGGCTCTTGGACAGTTTCAAGCGAAATCCGCACGCGCAGGTTTCCAAGCTTGGGCAGATAGACACGAATGGAAAGCTGTTCGACCTCGAAGAGGCTGTCGCGAATATAGCTTTGTCTCCCCTGAAGAGGAAACTCAAGGGCCGGCACTTGCAGATGATTGCTATTGGAGGTTCTGTAG GCACTGGACTTTTCGTAAGTTCTGGGAGGTCACTGGCTATCGGTGGGCCTGCCTCTCTCGTCATCGCGTTCAGTCTCGTCGGCATCATGGTCTACTCAACCATCCACGCTCTAGGCGAAATGGCCGTTTTGTTTCCCGTTGCTGGCTCgttctcttccttctccaCTCGTTTTTTAGATCCCGCATGGGGATTCGCTATGGGATGGAACTATGCCTTGCAGTGGCTGGTTGTTTTGCCTTTAGAGATTGTCGCGGCCTCTTTGACGGTATCATACTGGCCATCTCATATTTCCCCCGCCGCCTGGGTTGCCATTTTTTACACTATGGTCATTACAATCAACTTGTTTGGAGTCCAAGGCTATGGTGAAGCGGAATTCATATTTTCTATAATAAAAGTCGTTGCTATCGTTGGATTTATGTATGTCACCGTGTCTTTCTCTGGTATGTCCGTTGAAAATATTTCTGACGCCTTCTAG
- the GAP1_4 gene encoding glyceraldehyde-3-phosphate dehydrogenase 1 (EggNog:ENOG410PJCY~COG:E~TransMembrane:4 (i47-65o71-97i118-139o159-177i)), with product MNVVIMLAVLSVGNSAIYGSSRTLAALAEQHQAPRFLAYIDRRGRPLFAIIVASAIGLLSFLAASSKQEEVFIWMMAISGLSSILNWASICLAHIRFRRGWALQGHSLDELAFTSQPGVVGSWIGFIFNILVLMAQFWVGVAPIIQEMDGDPTVAGVKNWFSVYLAAPIVILFYVPYKIRFKTKIVRAKDMDLKTGRRDLHLAHLIAEERAERAEWPLWKKVYRFFC from the coding sequence ATGAACGTGGTTATCATGCTTGCTGTCCTTTCGGTGGGGAACTCTGCGATATATGGCTCCTCGCGGACTCTAGCAGCTTTGGCCGAACAGCATCAAGCACCTCGCTTCCTCGCCTACATCGACCGTAGAGGGCGCCCTCTATTCGCGATTATTGTCGCATCCGCGATCGGTCTCCTCAGTTTCCTCGCTGCGTCCTCGAAGCAAGAAGAAGTATTCATCTGGATGATGGCTATCTCAGGGTTATCATCCATCCTCAACTGGGCTTCCATTTGCCTTGCGCATATTCGATTCCGACGCGGCTGGGCCTTGCAAGGTCACAGTCTTGACGAACTAGCTTTCACATCCCAACCTGGGGTCGTCGGTTCCTGGATCGGATTTATATTCAACATACTTGTGCTCATGGCTCAGTTCTGGGTTGGGGTTGCACCTATAATTCAAGAAATGGACGGAGACCCTACTGTGGCTGGTGTTAAGAATTGGTTCTCCGTCTACCTTGCGGCTCCGATCGTTATCCTGTTCTACGTTCCGTATAAAATTCGGTTTAAAACAAAGATCGTCCGCGCGAAGGACATGGACCTCAAGACTGGTAGGCGGGATCTACATCTGGCGCACTTAATTGCTGAGGAAAGGGCGGAGAGGGCGGAATGGCCGCTGTGGAAGAAGGTGTATCGATTCTTCTGCTGA